Genomic segment of Nostoc sp. TCL240-02:
AATCATCAAGGATTAGATGGCTTAAAACCTTACCTGCAACCAGGACAAACAGTTGCTTTGTTGGGGTCTTCTGGTGTTGGTAAATCCACCATCACTAACCAACTACAAGGCACATCTGTGCAAATGGTACAACCAGTACGGCGAGGTGATGACCGAGGTAGACACACAACAACTCATCGTGAATTAATTTTGCTCTCTACTGGTGGATTAATTATTGATACGCCAGGAATGCGTGAAATCCAAATTTGGGCAGGTGACGAAGGTTTGCAAGAAACTTTTACAGATATAGAAACCTTGGCGCAAAAATGCCATTTTCGCAATTGTCAGCATAATAACGAACCCGGTTGTGGAGTGCAGCAGGCTTTGGCTGAAGGAGAACTTGATTATTCCAGGTTTCTCAGCTACCAAAAGTTGCAAAAAGAACTCGATTACCTTACACGCAAACAAGACCAGAGGATGCAACTAGCCGAGAAAGAACGCTGGAAAAAGATTCATAAAGCCATGCGAAATCATCACAAGCGCTAATTGCACAGGTATCAACTTCAGCTAAAACTCCTTTAAAACCTCGTTTTCAGCCTCTAGCTGGAAACGAGACACAAGAGACAATCTTTAAAAGCTTATTAGCTTTTACCTTAATTGAATCTACTTTCATGACAAAATTTTGAAGTGAAAAATAATAAAACAGGAGTCAGAATACAGAATGGGCTTCGCCTGGGGCTTGTTTTGTGTTGGGTGGTTTGTTTCAATCCCTAATAGGGATTTTGATAAATTGCAATCAAATCATTTTAAAAGTCTAGGTTTGATTAACTAATCAGTTTCAATCCCTAATAGGGATTTTGATAAATTGCAATCTTTAACACAAGCGTAGTTGTTAGCGAGTGGGAAGGTTTCAATCCCTAATAGGGATTTTGATAAATTGCAATCTTTCTGAGGTTAGCGCAATCGCGTGCTGTCTGTTACTTTTGTTTCAATCCCTAATAGGGATTTTGATAAATTGCAATTTTTGGCACAGTTGGTACATTGCGTGATTGATAATAAAGTTTCAATCCCTAATAGGGATTTTGATAAATTGCAATATGGAACAAAGCGCAAAACCGCAAAGTTGATTGTTGTTTCAATCCCTAATAGGGATTTTGATAAATTGCAATTCCTTGGTTGGAATGCACCACGGTTGCACACTGCAAATGTTTCAATCCCTAATAGGGATTTTGATAAATTGCAATCCGTTGTCCTCGTACACCACTCCAACAAACTAGGAGTTTCAATCCCTAATAGGGATTTTGATAAATTGCAATAGAAGGGTTAGGCAGCTAAAACTTCAGTCTCCTCGTTTCAATCCCTAATAGGGATTTTGATAAATTGCAATCTCAAGATAGCTACCGAAACAAATTAGCAGCCGTTTCAATCCCTAATAGGGATTTTGATAAATTGCAATGCGTAGAAGCGTATTTCCACAGTCACAAAGCAATGTTTCAATCCCTAATAGGGATTTTGATAAATTGCAATTCTAAATAACGAAACCAGCAACCTTCCCAATTGCAAGTTTCAATCCCTAATAGGGATTTTGATAAATTGCAATTTGATTCGTCAATTTCCCACTTGTACCTAAGAGAAGTTTCAATCCCTAATAGGGATTTTGATAAATTGCAATCATACCCCCCCTTATTCTGGAAGTGTTACTTTCTACTGTTTCAATCCCTAATAGGGATTTTGATAAATTGCAATTTTGCGCTATTCCGTTTATCAGCGATGTTACGAAGTTAGTTTCAATCCCTAATAGGGATTTTGATAAATTGCAATCACCTCGTGACAATCCACATTGTTACTCTGGCTGGGTTTCAATCCCTAATAGGGATTTTGATAAATTGCAATCGCTGGCTTCTGAAAGCTTTGCCCTATTTGGTTTTCAAGGTTCGGTTGCGCGAATGCTGAAATGATAACACGATGAATTGTGATTTGGCTAGAGGCAAATGGCTGAAAACTAATCTCCATAAGGTGCGCGGATGGTTTGAAGTGCCATCGCTCGCCAGTTCTTGCATATAGCACAGTTCAGCCATTTTTCTAGTTACCCCTTCCCCAACACCTACCCATCCGCGCATTTAGCAAAAAAAACTAATCTGATTGGAAAGCTGCTTACTTGTAAACACTCTACTCGATTAGTTAGAGTGATGCCGGCGTGGGCTACACCTACAGAATACCAGCAGCCCATAATTGATTTTATTTGCCAACGTCTTCAAAGTCTGTTATTGCACAAGCAAACTCCCTAAAAGCTGTTTTAATCAAAACCTCTTTTGTTCCCCTTTCCAGCGAAGAATTACGTATCATGTCTGTTAATTCTATGAACAGTAGAGAAAACATAAAACGATCTTGCCGATCAACTTGTTTCAAGCAAGACGATATAAACTGATAAAGCTCTGTTTTTCTCGGTTTGGTTTGTTCTTCCCATATTTGTAACCCAAGCCGGAAGGTTCTTAAACGGATCTCGTTGCTATTGAAGGACGCGTCTTTGTAGCGGACAGATACGCGTTGGGGTATTTCCATGAGTTTTAGCTATACATATTCAATGTAAAGTAGTTATTCACTTATATTTTGGCTTAACCGGAAAAATCTGGTATTTTGCACCAATCCCAACAGCCGCCATACATGAGCAACGAATGATGTGCGTGAAATTTAGACGGTTAGCAGGGGGTTATAACTGTGCATTGATGTCAACTTCAAGTCAAAGCCAGTAAGCAGTTGCAGCCCATCCAGGTATAACCTGGAAATGAGGTTTTACAAGGGTTTTGGTCTCAGTAAACACTAATGACAGCCGTGTACCCCTACTACGATCAATTTAGAGGATGCCCCAGAAATGGAGTAACCCTTGACCAGAAAAAGCTTCAATCAAAATCGCAGATAAAAAACCAATCATTGCTAAACGACCGTTCCAATTTTCACTCTGAGGGGTGAAACCAAAACGCACAGCATTAGGATCTTCTGAAACAGTAGGCGCAGGATTCTTAAAACCTGTCATAGGTAAAACTCCAAAGTTTAAGTGTTGTAGCAGTTGTAACTCTCTGTAAAGTAATGTAACAGATGTTTAAGAAAATGCAATATTGAGTTAATAAAGAAAACCTAAAGAAAAATCTGCTCGATATTCTTTCATTTCCATTCGCCTTGTAGAGTGAAAGCAGCCCAGTAATAGGGTGCGGCATATTTTTGAGTGCGCCATATTTCTATTTGTGCTGTCCGCAATGCTGCTGCTGGCTTTAATCCTTTTTGCAGCATATTTTTGTAAAATACTTTCATGAGTTCGGATGTTGCCTGGTCATCCACACTCCACAGGCTGACTACGACTCGCGGACTGCCTGCATACATAAACCCTCTGGTTAATCCTACTAATCCTTCTCCTTTAACTTCTTCTCCCAGTCCGGTTTTACAGGCGCTGAGTACTACTAGTTCTGCTTGCAGGTTGAGGTTGAAGATATCGTGCAACCGCAAAAAGCCATTTTGTGGCATTCCCTTGTCGTCAAATAGCGATAAGACGACTCCTGATAATTCTGGATGCTTGCTGTTGAGAATGCCATGAGTAGCGAAATGGATGATGCGATATTGACTCAAATTTTCGCTGCTGGCAGTGGTACGACTTGCGGTAAAATCAAAAGCTTGCTTGCGATCGCTAATTGGTACAAGAGAAAGAATTTGCTCGGCTTCTTGGCGTGTAAAGCGCAGACGCTCAAAGTTAATGTCTGATTCTTTGGCGGATCTTGTTAAAGCAAGGTTTTCTACATTGCTTTCTGGCACAGATGAGCCGGATAATTGTATTTTACCTCGGAGACGTTCATCATCACGATTAAAAATCGGATCTGCCAACACAATTAACGTCTTAGGAGCAGATTTACGTTCTTTGTGTTCGCTTCTGAGGATAGCTAATGTAGACGCTGAGGGTAGAGTAATGATTTCGTGGTTGAGTAGTAATGGTTCATAATTGATACTGCTACCCGTTGTGAGGGTAGAAAATGGCACATACTGCAAAGCGCCATCACTAACAATCATCAAGCGTTTCTTTTGTAGTTGCTGGGCGACTGGTGCAAGTATTTGTTGAGATAAAACATTTATAGATGGGCTACACTTCAGATATGGGGTAGTGATTTCTTGACGGAATTTCTGGACTGTAGCTTCAATATCTGCACGCTTGGGTAGTTCGTAACTAATGATACTCTTATTAGTAACTGCCCAAAGATAACTGCGCTTTTCTCCCAAAGAATATTCTAAAAGCAGAGTTTTATCATCAAGTATTTGTTGCTGAATTTGCACCAGTGACAGAGGCTGAGGTTGAGTCAGTGCCGCATAACGCGGACTGGTAGCACGGATTTTTACCTGGACTTGTTTATACTGTTCTAGAAGTACCTCAGTTTCTTGTTCTAAAGCTTGCACCTGCGATTCAGTATAGTTACCACCTAAGATTTGTATCCGATGTTTTTCTAAAACATCGAGTTCTTACTGCAAGTTACGTTCTTGAGAGAGTAACTTTGGTTCCACACCTTGGCGAATATTAGCGTTAGCTTCTGCAAGCAGTTCCAAAAGACTGCGGGCGCGGGCGCGTTCGCTGGTTTGCAGTGCCAAAGCATCATATCCTGCTGATGGTCTTTGTTTATGTAACTGCATCAGCAAATCGATGTAAAATTCATAATAATTCTGCACTGTGGCAAAATAAGAAGTGCGGAGTTCCTGAGAGTCAATTTTGGTGCGAAGGTTTTCCACAATTTTGATGACTGTCTCTATCTGAGTCAGGGCGGCTTGAAGATTACTTGAGTCGTATTGAACAGAAGCTATGTTGTAGAGTGTCCGAGCTTCCCTTGCCTTGTTTCCCATCTGTTGGTATAGAGGTAGAGATTGGTTGTAATAATTTAGTGCCTTTTGGTGTTCTCCTAAATTTGAGTAAGCTTTGCCAATATTGTTTAGAGCAGTTGCTATCCCTCCTTTATCTCCTGCTTTTCGGTATAAAACCAGGGCTTGGCTAAAATATGAGAGTGCTTTTTGCTGTTGTGCTAACTCTAAATAAACTGTACCAATATTGCTCAGAGCGGTTGGTATTCCTTCTTTCTCTGCATCTTTTGCCTGTTGGTATAAAACTAATGCTTGGCTAAAGTATGAGAGTGCCTTTTGATTCTCTGCTAAATCTAAGTAGACTTTGCCTATGTTGTTCAGGGTAGTGGCTATCCCTGCGTTGTTTCCCAACTGTCGCTTGATAAACAGAGATTGGTTGTAGTAATCGAGTGCCTTTTGCTTTTCTCCCAGAAAATGGTAGACGGAGCCTATATTATTGAGACTAATAGCTTCGCCATTTTTATCTCCTACTTGTCGCCTTAAAGATAGGGATTGGTTGTAGTAATCCAGCGCCTTTTGCTTTTCTGCTAACTCTGAGTAGATTTTGCCAATATTATTCAGGGTAGTACCTTCGCTTTGTTTGTCCCCTGCTTGTTGAGATAGAGGTAGAGATTGCTTGTAATAATCCAGTGCCTTGTGCTTTTCTCCTAAATTTGAGTAGACTTTACCAATATAAACAAGGGTGCCAGCTTCTAACGAGTATATGTTTTGCTTACCGGGGTGATCGCTCATTTGACGATATAGTGAAAGTGCTTGCTCAAATTTTGCGATCGCTTTTAACAAAGATTCTGCTGTTCCTTGCTCATATAGTTGCTTCCCCTGCTGATATGCAAGTTCCGCAGCAGCCAGAATTGCATCTAGCGAATTTGTCTGCGTTATCTGTGCAACATTTACCGGATGCTGCCTAGCAATTGCCATATTTGATTTTGAAAATAACAAAATGCTGGTAAAAATAACAAAGGGCAGAAATTGCCATTGTCTTGAGTCACATATCTTAAATTGAGTCATATACATCTGCGGTTTTTATAGCTTATTAGATTTAGAATTCCCAAAATCAAGCAAAAAACCGTAGATTAACTAATTGTATGTAATAAGCTTATGCACAGCGTTCTGGCAGCGATTCTCCAAAGAAAAAGCTACCTCAACGCACAATTTAATATCCTATATACAGCAGATTTTCTATAAGTTAAGCCAAGAATCAGGAGACACAATAAAAGATATTCTAATATCATGTCCGGTTAATTAGTTATGATTCTCACATCTATGCAAAAACCGGAAAACCCCCTTCCCCCTTCTCTGCCTTCTTCACGATAAGTCTTGAAGCGGACATGATATAACTCCCTACTCAACCCGCTTAACTTCAAATCCCCGCAACCCTTCCGGTACTTCATATTCAACCACAACATCTTTAACGACAGCAGCAGGTGGCCCAGAGTGACACCAGCGAACCATGTCATCTACAACCTGTCGCGCCCCTTCAAAAACTGCCTCTACTCGATTATCAGGAAGATTCCGCACCCAACCGGTTAATCCCAACTGTCTAGCTGTATCCACAGTGGAATAGCGATAGCCCACTCCTTGGACTCGGCCAGAAATGAATACATGGGCGCGAATGATCTTTGGCGGTGCTGTAGAATTCTGCATAAACTGGTCTAATCTTTACGATTCCCAGTCTACCTAGTTTGTGTATACACAATCTGTTTTTGACTCCAATTGACGAACTTAATCTGGGTCATCGTCATGCCTGAAGGTGCGATCGCAATTATCCCTATCTTTGGGAGTGTAGTAAAGTAATGATAAAGTGTTTTTCACTAAGTAAGTTGGCACAATAAAATCAAACTATGTAAAGAAAAAGGAACTAGCTAAAACCCTTATACCTATACCTATTGCCTTATCTCAACGACAATTATGTACGCTCACTTACTTACTCTATTAATAGTTATAAATTAAATTAATTAGTAGTCCTTTTTCAACCTGGAATTTTTAATTGCTTATGTCTAATCTGCCACCACTCAATACAGCAACAATTTGGGCAATTCTTGACGATAAAATTGATGATGCCACAGTCAACCAGTTGCTATGGCATTATTTAGGCTATCGCTATGATTCCTCAACTGCACAATGGGACATTAGCCAAGTTGAACCAGAATGGCAAGAGGATTACCCACAACCACCAAATTTCATAGAATCTCGCCCTGCAACAGTGAAGTTAACTCGTTCCATTCCTGCTGAAAATAAACAAATGTTAAAAGAAAAGCTGGGTTTCAAAGGCTACAAAATTGGTGAATTTGGGCCACGGCAAACTCGCAGAGCAACGGTAGCTAATTGGTTTTTAAGTTATCTACAACAAACTAACAGCAAAATTGAATAATCTGACACAGCAGATATTTAGACGAAAACATATTATTTTTACTGAATATCTGCTATTTAAAAAAATAAAAAGTCATTAACTTATTTATATAAATTTTGTAAGTTGATTAATAGCATTTTAGCCTTAGTAGTTTTATCGTTAAAAATTAAATGCGATAAACAGTCAAAAAACGCCAAAAAATAGTAATTTTTACAAAATACTTATAAATTCATACTCAAGAGAGAAGCGCTGGTTAAATAATTATTTCTCTAGACCGATTTGTAAATTCAATTAAGCATCAGAGAATACATCTACCAACCCTTGATATTACAAAAACTTCTATGGCAAAGCCAATTGAATTTAATTTATTTGCACCATATAATAAAGGAGCCGCCTTAATTGGTTCTTTTTCTGATTGGCAAGAAATACCAATGGGAAAAAGTGATGATGGCTATTTTCTTACAAGTGTTGAACTAGAAGACGGTGTTCATAAATATAAATTTCGCATCCAGTCAAATTCATGGTTTTTTGAACCAGAACAATGGGTTGATGTTACAGACCCTTATGCAACTGATATAGATGAACTGAGTGGAAAAGATGATAGTGTTATCCATGTAAAAGATGGCGAAAGGATTACTGATACTTATGTCTGGCAACACGATGATAAACCTTTACCTGCTGACCACGAATTAGTAATTTATGAATTACACGTTGGTGACTTTTCTGGTGGCGAGGATGATCCTTATGCACGAGGTAAATACAAACACGTAATTGAAAAGTTAGATTATTTGGGTGAACTAGGAATCAATGCTATTGAGTTGATGCCACTTAAAGAATATCCTGGTGATTATAGTTGGGGTTATAATCCTCGCCACTTCTTTGCAACAGAATCAAGCTATGGTTCTACTGCTGAGTTAAAAAAATTGGTTGATGAGTGTCATGCCAGAGGAATTCGTGTAATTCTTGACGGTATTTATAACCACTCAGAAGCATCTGCTCCTTTAACACAAATTGACCACGATTATTGGTATCATCACGAACCTCGTGACCCTGATAATAACTGGGGGCCTGAGTTCAATTATGAACATTATGACGAAAAATTAGATATTAAGCCAGCCTGGAAATTTATTGGTGAAGCAATCCGTTTTTGGATATCAGAATATCATCTTGATGGTATTCGCTATGATGCAGCACGGCAAATTGCTAATTACGACTTCATGCACTGGATTGTTCAGGAAGCCAAAAAAACTGCTGGTGCAAAGCCTTTTTACAACGTTGCAGAACACATTCCTGAAACTACCAGCATTACCAATGTAGATGGGCCAATGGATGGTTGCTGGCATGATAGTTTCTATCACTGCATTCTAGAACATATCTGCGGTGATACATTTGATTTAGAGCGTCTCAAAGATGTCATTGATTGCAAACGCCAAGGCTTCTTGGGTGCTACGAATGTAGTAAATTACCTCACCAACCATGACCATAACCACATTATGGTTGAATTGGGAAACCGTGAGATTTTTGACGAAGAAGCCTTTAGGCGGGCTAAATTAGGAGTAGCCATCTTAATGACTGCTGTTGGCATACCTTTAATTTGGATGGGAGAGGAATTTGGTGAGTACAAACCCAAACAACCTGAATCATCAAAAATTGATTGGACACTGTTAGGTAACGATCTCAATCGTAGTTTATTTGAATCATACAAAGGCTTAACCAACCTGCGTAAAAGTAATCACGCTCTCTACACAGAAAATATTGACTTTATCCACGAAAATCCAGAGGCAAAAGTATTAGCTTATACTCGTTGGAATGATGAAGGTTCTCGTGTAGTCGTAATCGCAAATTTCTCAGAAAACTTCCTAGCTGGCTATCATGTTCCTAACTTTCCTAGTGCTGGTACATGGCATGAGTGGACAGGCAATTATGATGTCGAATCTGGTGATGATGGCATCATAACTGACTTGGGCCCATACGAAGCTAAAGTGTTCGTATGGCAGTAATTATATACACTAACACTGAGTCAGTAATCCAATAGCAAAAAGAAAGGGGGAAAATATTCTCCCTTTTCTAAGTTATTACTTTACTCGAATACAGTGTAATTAGAAATTTGTCAAGCAAGAAATAAGCTATTTTAAAATTTCATGGGTTTGTGTTACACTTTTGAGTTGAAGTGCGTATATAAAATTGCCAAAGCATCCCCATGCACAACAAATTATTTAATACTAATATCGACAACGCTAACATTGAGAACGATCGCATTTTATTAACTCCCAATGAAATAAAATCAAAATTACCTTTAACACAATTAGCCGAGCAAAGAGTTTTAGCATACAGACAGGAAATAGAAGATATTCTGGATTTTCAGGATCGAAGAAAGTTTATAGTAGTTGGCCCATGCTCAATCCACGACCCAAAAGCAGCGCTTGAATATTCTGAAAGGTTGAAAGCGTTGTCTGAGCAAGTTAAGGATAAACTGCTACTAATAATGCGTGTATACTTTGAAAAGCCGAGAACAACCGTCGGTTGGAAAGGATTAATTAACGATCCAGATATGGATGATTCTTTCCATGTAGAGAATGGTTTATTAATTGCACGCGATCTGTTATTGAAAATTACAGAATTGGGATTACCTGCGGGTACAGAAGCACTAGATCCAATCATACCTCAATATATTAGTGAACTGATTACATGGTCTGCTATTGGCGCACGCACGACCGAATCACAAACTCACCGTGAAATGGCAAGTGGACTTTCGATGCCTGTGGGTTTTAAAAACGGTACTGATGGCAATATTCAAGTAGCTTTGAATGCCCTACAATCAGCCAGAAACCCGCATAATTTTCTGGGAATTAATCAAAACGGACAAGTCAGCGTCTTTCAAACTAAAGGGAATGGCTATGGTCACGTAATTTTAAGAGGTGGTAGTCAACCCAACTTTGATGCAGCAAATGTAAAATCGGTAGAAGATAAATTAAAACAGGCGAATTTACCACCAAGAATTGTTATCGATTGTAGCCACGGAAATACTAATAAAGATTACAAATTACAAGGTGCTGTTTTAGAAAATATTATTCAGCAAATAGTAGATGGCAATACATCAATAGTTGGCATGATGCTTGAATCACATTTGTATGAAGGTAGTCAACCAATTACTGGTAAAGAAGAATTAAAATATGGAGTTTCTGTAACTGATAAATGTATTAGTTGGGAAGAAACCGAAAAAATCATTTTGGCTGCTTACGAAAAACTTAAGTAAATACCATAATTGTGATTTTCAGAGGCTTTGAGTCTTAATCACCAACGCTTGTAGTGGTTGTCACTAAATAGCGTGTAAAATTTTACACGCTATTTAGTATTTATTCAGAAACGACTATGAACATAATAACTTTTTTGCCTTCCTCGTTTTTCCTATAGATGCTGTTTCATGTCTATTGGTATTGTGATATGAGTCTACTATTATTTGCTCTAAGAATAAATCTCGGTTTTCCAGCCAGGTATAACCCAATACGGTTCAGTAAAGAAAAATAGTAGGTTGCGTTGAGGAATAGCGAAACCCAACAAATAGTTCATAATGTTGGGTTTTGTACCTCAACCCAAGCTACACCACTTTTGGTTTTTACCCTTAACTAAACCGTATTTAGGTATAATCTGGCTTATCTAATCTTTTAGAACTCAAAAATATTGTTAACTGCTTCACCTACTATTATCTGAAAACTACTTGTAGATAAAATCATCTTTCAGACTATTGATAGACTCTCATCTCAGTATAAAGATAGAAACAATACTTTTAGCCAATCAGGTAATATCAATTTTAATCCTAATAATTGCTGTGTTTCTTAAAATTTTATTTAAGTGATGTTACACAACAAATCTAGGTAGCGGTAAATATTACCCCGTTTCTCCTGCGGGGTTTTTCTGTGGGGGTAAATGTGCCAAATACTCCAGTTACGAGATTTTCCCGCGATTTACCACATTATGAATACCTCAAAATATCCTAAAATACCCTAAACCACAGCCAATAATTAGGGCATATTTAGGGCAATGCGTTACTCTTTAGAGGAGATAAATAAGCGGCTTAAAGTAAGCAGAATGGGGGTATCTCTCCGACAAAGGGGAGATACCCTAAGTCTTAGGGCAACACTACCGCC
This window contains:
- a CDS encoding acylphosphatase, whose translation is MQNSTAPPKIIRAHVFISGRVQGVGYRYSTVDTARQLGLTGWVRNLPDNRVEAVFEGARQVVDDMVRWCHSGPPAAVVKDVVVEYEVPEGLRGFEVKRVE
- a CDS encoding CHAT domain-containing protein — encoded protein: MQALEQETEVLLEQYKQVQVKIRATSPRYAALTQPQPLSLVQIQQQILDDKTLLLEYSLGEKRSYLWAVTNKSIISYELPKRADIEATVQKFRQEITTPYLKCSPSINVLSQQILAPVAQQLQKKRLMIVSDGALQYVPFSTLTTGSSINYEPLLLNHEIITLPSASTLAILRSEHKERKSAPKTLIVLADPIFNRDDERLRGKIQLSGSSVPESNVENLALTRSAKESDINFERLRFTRQEAEQILSLVPISDRKQAFDFTASRTTASSENLSQYRIIHFATHGILNSKHPELSGVVLSLFDDKGMPQNGFLRLHDIFNLNLQAELVVLSACKTGLGEEVKGEGLVGLTRGFMYAGSPRVVVSLWSVDDQATSELMKVFYKNMLQKGLKPAAALRTAQIEIWRTQKYAAPYYWAAFTLQGEWK
- a CDS encoding alpha-amylase family glycosyl hydrolase, which gives rise to MAKPIEFNLFAPYNKGAALIGSFSDWQEIPMGKSDDGYFLTSVELEDGVHKYKFRIQSNSWFFEPEQWVDVTDPYATDIDELSGKDDSVIHVKDGERITDTYVWQHDDKPLPADHELVIYELHVGDFSGGEDDPYARGKYKHVIEKLDYLGELGINAIELMPLKEYPGDYSWGYNPRHFFATESSYGSTAELKKLVDECHARGIRVILDGIYNHSEASAPLTQIDHDYWYHHEPRDPDNNWGPEFNYEHYDEKLDIKPAWKFIGEAIRFWISEYHLDGIRYDAARQIANYDFMHWIVQEAKKTAGAKPFYNVAEHIPETTSITNVDGPMDGCWHDSFYHCILEHICGDTFDLERLKDVIDCKRQGFLGATNVVNYLTNHDHNHIMVELGNREIFDEEAFRRAKLGVAILMTAVGIPLIWMGEEFGEYKPKQPESSKIDWTLLGNDLNRSLFESYKGLTNLRKSNHALYTENIDFIHENPEAKVLAYTRWNDEGSRVVVIANFSENFLAGYHVPNFPSAGTWHEWTGNYDVESGDDGIITDLGPYEAKVFVWQ
- a CDS encoding tetratricopeptide repeat protein: MAIARQHPVNVAQITQTNSLDAILAAAELAYQQGKQLYEQGTAESLLKAIAKFEQALSLYRQMSDHPGKQNIYSLEAGTLVYIGKVYSNLGEKHKALDYYKQSLPLSQQAGDKQSEGTTLNNIGKIYSELAEKQKALDYYNQSLSLRRQVGDKNGEAISLNNIGSVYHFLGEKQKALDYYNQSLFIKRQLGNNAGIATTLNNIGKVYLDLAENQKALSYFSQALVLYQQAKDAEKEGIPTALSNIGTVYLELAQQQKALSYFSQALVLYRKAGDKGGIATALNNIGKAYSNLGEHQKALNYYNQSLPLYQQMGNKAREARTLYNIASVQYDSSNLQAALTQIETVIKIVENLRTKIDSQELRTSYFATVQNYYEFYIDLLMQLHKQRPSAGYDALALQTSERARARSLLELLAEANANIRQGVEPKLLSQERNLQ
- a CDS encoding chlorophyll a/b-binding protein; amino-acid sequence: MTGFKNPAPTVSEDPNAVRFGFTPQSENWNGRLAMIGFLSAILIEAFSGQGLLHFWGIL
- a CDS encoding 3-deoxy-7-phosphoheptulonate synthase; the encoded protein is MHNKLFNTNIDNANIENDRILLTPNEIKSKLPLTQLAEQRVLAYRQEIEDILDFQDRRKFIVVGPCSIHDPKAALEYSERLKALSEQVKDKLLLIMRVYFEKPRTTVGWKGLINDPDMDDSFHVENGLLIARDLLLKITELGLPAGTEALDPIIPQYISELITWSAIGARTTESQTHREMASGLSMPVGFKNGTDGNIQVALNALQSARNPHNFLGINQNGQVSVFQTKGNGYGHVILRGGSQPNFDAANVKSVEDKLKQANLPPRIVIDCSHGNTNKDYKLQGAVLENIIQQIVDGNTSIVGMMLESHLYEGSQPITGKEELKYGVSVTDKCISWEETEKIILAAYEKLK
- a CDS encoding DUF1823 family protein produces the protein MSNLPPLNTATIWAILDDKIDDATVNQLLWHYLGYRYDSSTAQWDISQVEPEWQEDYPQPPNFIESRPATVKLTRSIPAENKQMLKEKLGFKGYKIGEFGPRQTRRATVANWFLSYLQQTNSKIE